From the Macaca nemestrina isolate mMacNem1 chromosome 7, mMacNem.hap1, whole genome shotgun sequence genome, one window contains:
- the LOC105480303 gene encoding COMM domain-containing protein 4-like, giving the protein PHATGKRNFRALASWRDDEAPGSSVKLQLLCSQYEKILKLTADVKFESSDMEDTVAVLSFILSSAAKHSVDGKSLASELQQLGLPKEHAASLCHCYEEKQSPLQKHLWIYSLRSNPKVQSFGVQEGRSPWLCDLGLVPGSLWL; this is encoded by the exons CCCCACGCGACTGGAAAAAGAAATTTCCGGGCCCTGGCTTCCTGGCGCGATGATGAGGCACCAGGG TCCTCTGTGAAGTTGCAGCTGCTCTGCAGCCAG TATGAGAAGATCCTGAAGCTCACAGCTGATGTCAAGTTTG AGTCAAGCGATATGGAGGACACAGTAGCAGTGCTGAGTTTCATCCTCTCCAGTGCGGCCAAGCACAGTGTCGATGGCAAATCCTTGGCCAGTGAACTGCAGCAGCTGGGGCTGCCCAAAG AGCACGCGGCCAGCCTGTGCCACTGTTATGAGGAGAAGCAAAGCCCCTTGCAGAAGCACTTGTGGATCTACAGCCTACGCAGCAA CCCCAAAGTCCAGTCCTTCGGGGTCCAAGAGGGAAGAAGcccctggctgtgtgaccttgggctggtGCCTGGCTCTCTCTGGCTCTGA